A genomic stretch from Setaria italica strain Yugu1 chromosome VII, Setaria_italica_v2.0, whole genome shotgun sequence includes:
- the LOC101761554 gene encoding aquaporin PIP2-5, with the protein MAKDIEAAAAPEGGEYTAKDYSDPPPAPLIDAEELTKWSLYRAVIAEFVATLLFLYITVATVIGYKHQTDAAASGPDAACGGVGILGIAWAFGGMIFILVYCTAGVSGGHINPAVTLGLFLARKVSLVRALLYIVAQCLGAICGVGLVKGFQSAYYVRYGGGANELSDGYSKGTGLAAEIIGTFVLVYTVFSATDPKRNARDSHVPVLAPLPIGFAVFMVHLATIPITGTGINPARSLGAAVIYNNDKAWDDHWIFWVGPFIGAAIAAAYHQYVLRASASKLGSSASFSR; encoded by the exons ATGGCGAAAGACatcgaggccgcggcggcgccggagggcgGCGAGTACACGGCCAAGGACTACAGCGaccccccgccggcgccgctgatCGACGCGGAGGAGCTGACCAAGTGGTCGCTGTACCGCGCGGTGATCGCCGAGTTCGTGGCGACGCTGCTCTTCCTCTACATCACTGTCGCCACGGTGATCGGGTACAAGCACCAGAcggacgcggcggcgtcgggccccgatgccgcgtgcggcggcgtggggatCCTCGGCATCGCCTGGGCGTTCGGCGGCATGATCTTCATCCTCGTCTACTGCACCGCGGGGGTGTCGGGGGGCCACATCAACCCGGCCGTCACGCTGGGCCTCTTCCTGGCGCGCAAGGTGTCGCTGGTGCGCGCGCTGCTCTACATCGTGGCGCAGTGCCTCGGCGCCATCTGCGGCGTGGGGCTCGTCAAGGGGTTCCAGAGCGCATACTACGTGCGATACGGCGGGGGAGCCAACGAGCTCAGCGACGGCTACTCCAAGGGCACCGGGCTCGCCGCCGAGATCATCGGCACCTTCGTGCTCGTCTACACCGTCTTCTCCGCCACCGACCCCAAGCGCAACGCCCGCGACTCCCACGTCCCA GTGCTTGCTCCTCTTCCCATCGGGTTCGCCGTGTTCATGGTCCACCTGGCCACGATCCCCATCACCGGCACCGGCATCAACCCCGCCAGGAGCTTGGGCGCCGCCGTGATCTACAACAACGACAAGGCCTGGGATGACCAC TGGATCTTCTGGGTGGGCCCATTCAtcggcgccgccatcgccgccgcctaccACCAGTACGTGCTGAGGGCCAGCGCCTCCAAGCTCGGCTCGTCCGCCTCCTTCAGCCGCTAG